One window of the Trifolium pratense cultivar HEN17-A07 linkage group LG2, ARS_RC_1.1, whole genome shotgun sequence genome contains the following:
- the LOC123905256 gene encoding uncharacterized protein LOC123905256: MYVYLSLSSQDKKNTRTKKKKSIQYNLALSRDANPAPSSTGDEIEPQRRPLINSPPPPYLSSRSLSLTRAVVLSLSLAQSSSTLTNPNSKSKVVFHSPASTLTNRRLSSFLRPLLSRIEACLSLSHRFRFERVVTFYFSELVISITMPMWMDGGILIGVARPYILLLETKQSGHIKLLSSLCLPFRNGRKIG; this comes from the exons ATGTACGTATATCTCTCTCTCAGCTCGCAAGACAAAAAAAACACTcgcacaaaaaaaaagaaatcgaTACAATACAACCTAGCTCTCTCTCGCGATGCAAACCCAGCGCCGTCCTCCACCGGCGACGAGATTGAACCTCAGCGCCGTCCTTTAATCAACTCACCACCACCGCCTTATCTCAGCAGtcgttctctctctctcactcgcgcagtcgtcctctctctctcactcgcgCAGTCGTCCTCTACCCTCACGaaccctaactccaaatcgaagGTTGTCTTTCATTCTCCAGCCTCTACTCTCACGAATCGAAGGTTGTCCTCCTTTCTCCGGCCTCTACTCTCACGAATTGAAGCTTGTCTTTCTCTTTCACATCGATTCAG GTTTGAGAGAGTGGTTACATTTTATTTCTCAGAGTTAGTAATATCCATTACGATGCCAATGTGGATGGATGGCGGGATCTTGATTGGAGTAGCAAGGCCATACATATTGCTGCTAGAAACCAAACAAAGTG GTCACATTAAGTTGCTAAGTAGTCTTTGTTTACCCTTCAGAAATGGTAGAAAA ATAGGTTGA
- the LOC123906393 gene encoding probable ADP-ribosylation factor At2g15310 — protein MKLSLVPLPPIENQEYLKMGLSFTKLFSRLFAKKEMGILMVGLDAAGKTTILYELKLGEIVTIPTIGFNVETVAYKNMLDIVTASITKNWMEVFDDPTSLTEEELYELRNSWATCFLDLYNPEVDYDVADDEA, from the exons ATGAAGCTCTCTCTCGTTCCTCTCCCTCCGATTGAAAACCAAG AGTATTTGAAAATGGGTCTGTCATTCACGAAGCTGTTTAGCCGGCTTTTCGCGAAGAAGGAGATGGGTATACTTATGGTCGGTCTCGATGCCGCTGGTAAGACCACCATTCTGTATGAGCTTAAGCTTGGAGAAATCGTCACCATTCCCACCATTG GGTTTAATGTGGAAACTGTGGCGTATAAGAAC ATGCTTGACATTGTCACCGCTAGTATTACAAAGAATTGGATGgag GTGTTCGATGATCCCACGTCATTAACCGAGGAGGAGCTGTATGAACTGCGAAACAGCTGGgctacttgttttcttgacctgtacaatcccgaggtagattatgatgttgcCGACGATGAggcttag